CGCAACCGGGAGCAGCAAACTATCAATTCACCTCCCAAGAGGTGAAACAACTCTCTTTCCGTCTCGATGGCTTATTTATACCACTCAGAGAAGATATTCAGCAACCCCTCTACCTAGTGGAAGTGCAGTTCCAAGCGGACGACACCCTCTACTATCGACTTTTTGCGGAATTGTTCCTATTTCTAAAACAATATCAACCACCTCACCCCTGGCAAATTGTTGTCATTTATCCCCATCGTGGGGTGGAACGGGAACAATCGCTACATTTTGGCGAAATCCTCAATTTATCGAGTGTTAGACGCATTTATCTCGATGAATTGCCCCAGGTGTCCCATCCCTCCTTAGGAATCGGTGTGATTAAATTAGTAGTAGAGTCGGAAACGGCAGCGGTGAGGACTGCTCAAACCCTAATCGAGCGCACCAGAGAAGAAATCACCGACCAGTCCAGTCAACGGCAGTTAATTGACCTAATCGAAAGTATCATCATTTACAAATTCCCCCAGAAAAGTCGCGAGGAAATTGAAGCTATGTTTGGACTAAGTGATTTAAAACAGACGAGAGTCTATCAAGAGGCGCTGGCCGAAGGAGAAGAACGGGGTCTGCAAGAGGGGGAACGTCTGGTGGTGGAAAACCTGCTCCGAGTCCGTTTTGGTGAGTTAGACCCACCACTGCAAGCTATTATCAGCCGGATTTTACAACTGTCTCCGGAAGAATTTACTCCTTTACTTCTCCATTGTTCTAAGCAGGAACTCTTAAAGCGATTTCCCCCAGAAAAGTCGCGAGGAAATTGAAGCTATCACCCCCCTTATCAAGGGGGGAAGGGGGGATCGGCACCCCCCTTATCAAGGGTAGGGTTAATTCATGAATTAACCCTACTATGAGAGTTGATTGATGAATTAGCCCTACTATGAGAGTTGATTGATGAATTAACCCTACTACTTCCCCCAGAAAAGTCGCGAGGAAATTGAAGCTATGTTTGGACTAAGTGATTTAAAACAGACGAGAGTCTATCAAGAAGCACTGGCCGAAGGAGAAGAACGGGGTCTAGAACGGGGTCTAGAACGGGGTCTAGAACGGGGTCTAGAACGGGGTCTGCAAGAGGGGGAACGTCTGGTGGTGGAAAACCTGCTCCGAGTCCGTTTTGGTGAGTTAGACCCACCACTGCAAGCTATTATCAGCCGGATTTTACAACTGTCTCCGGAAGAATTTACTCCTTTACTTCTCCATTGTTCTAAGCAGGAACTCTTAAAGCGATTTCCCCCAGAAAAGTCGCGAGGAAATTGAAGCTATCACCCCCCTTATCAAGGGGGGAAGGGGGGATCGGCACCCCCCTTATCAAGGGTAGGGTTAATTCATGAATTAACCCTACTATGAGAGTTGATTGATGAATTAGCCCTACTATGAGAGTTGATTGATGAATTAACCCTACTACTTCCCCCAGAAAAGTCGCGAGGAAATTGAAGCTATGTTTGGACTAAGTGATTTAAAACAGACGAGAGTCTATCAAGAAGCACTGGCCGAAGGAGAAGAACGGGGTCTAGAACGGGGTCTAGAACGGGGTCTAGAACGGGGTCTAGAACGGGGTCTGCAAGAGGGGGAACGTCTGGTGGTGGAAAACCTGCTCCGAGTCCGTTTTGGTGAGTTAGACCCACCACTGCAAGCTATTATCAGCCGGATTTTACAACTGTCTCCGGAAGAATTTACTCCTTTACTTCTCCATTGTTCTAAGCAGGAACTCTTAAAGCGATTTCCCCCAGAAAAGTCGCGAGGAAATTGAAGCTATCACCCCCCTTATCAAGGGGGGAAGGGGGGATCGGCACCCCCCTTATCAAGGGTAGGGTTAATTCATGAATTAACCCTACTATAACCCACTAGGGAAGGGAGGGAGACCCTCCCTTTATCGTTCCAGGGTTCTACCCTGGAACGAAAAAAGACCATCCTGAAAAAGGATGGCCTTTTATAATAGTCAACTCGGATTCGTCTGCTTACTGGAAATTAAGCGACGATAGTAAAGTTGCCGCCACTTAAACCCCCCGCCAAAGTGAGCGCATTCGTACTTTCCGCAATAAGAATAGAACCAGCCCCGAAGTTACCATCAGCATCGTAGAACAACTTGTTGATAGTTGTGTCGTAACCAAAGCGCACATTGCTCAAGTTAGCACCAGCAAGGTTTCCTGTGTTATCCACGAGGATTGTATTAGCACTGTTAGTTGCACCCGCTACAGCACTAACCGTCAAGGTGGCTCCCACTGCCGGAGCGCCGGCAAAGGCGGCATTACTTAGGGCGAATATATCGTTATTATTTGCTTCTGTCTTGAAGTCCTTGACCGTCACGGCACTGGTGGCGATGGCTTTATTCAAGACGAACTGGTCATTACCACCGTTACCAGTTAGTTGATCAGTACCACCGCCACCAGTAAGGGTGTCGTTCTTTTCACCGCCTTTCAGGACATCGGCTAATGCACCACCAGTAATCTTGAAGGAACCATTGGTTTCAAGGGTACCATTAAAGGTTAAGGTTTTGGTGGTGAAGGAAGAAGCATCAACAGTTAAAGTTGCACCACTTGCCACAAGCGTGTCCTTAGTGTCGATTGTGGTGTTAGCGGCGGTGTCTTCTTTAAAGATAATCGTCTCAACGTTGGTAACACCATTAAGAGCAGCAGCAGTGGCTCCAACTTTAACAGTTAAGGTGTCACTGCCCTCGTTTCCATTGAGGTTAACACCATTAATCTGATCTACTTCTGCCGTCAAGGTGAAGGTGTCATCGCTTTTGCCGCCGACAATCTGTTTTATATCACTGTTTTTGCCCAGATTCAGGGTCAGTTTCCCAGTAAAGTCAGTGGCATCCAGTCGATTAGTCCCGTCAAATACATCGATCTTGCCGTCAATGGTTAGGTTCTTGTCCCCAGTAATGACGAAGTTGCTCTGGGTTTGATTGAGTTGAAGGGTATTCAGGGTTGTATCAGCGTTAGACAGGACACTGTCAGCTTTAACGACTAGGTTGACCTTGCTTTTATCATTTAAGTTGGCCGCGATCGAGGCACCGGCAGTTGTCCCGTTCAGGTTAACGGTGAGATCCTTGCCAAGTACACCGACACCCTCTTGTAGGGTGAGATTGCTGGCGTAACCAGCCACAAGATCAATGGCGTAGTTGTTAGCATCCTTGATTATTAAATCACCTTTGACCACCTGTACTTGTTTGGCTTTGCTAATGCCTGCCAGTGCGACGGAAGCATTAGCAGCACCAGAGAATTGGATGGTCTCGATGTTTTCGATGGCTGGCTTGACATCCAGAACAATCTGGGCGGTCAGCACGTCGTTGTCACTGGTGCTAGGGTCTTGAATGAAACTACCTTCCAAGAATGTCAAAGCACTAACCTTATCATTGGCTGTACTGAGAAACTTACCTTCGGGAGCGACTTTGCTGTTAGCGGCAGCTGTCAGTACGGCTCCATTATCTAGCAAGGTGAAGGTAGTGCCTGTGCCACCACCGATAATGTCAATGATCGCCTGATTGATGGCTGCTTCAGCATCGGCAACGCTCTCGTCGGTGAAAGTCACCGTGTCGATGATTTGCGATGAGGTGGCAAATAGGGAAGGGGTGAAAGGAATGCTCGCATTAACAGCTTCTTGGGTAAATTGCAGAGCTATGTCAGCACGATTCTGAAGGGTGGTGAAGTCGGTTCCTTGCGCTCCTTGGGCCACTGCGAGGACAAATTCCGCCACTGCTTCGGGAGAGCTATCCTGTTCAAGAACTCCTAACCAGAACTCTAGTCCTGCCTCATCGGCATCACGACCAAAGGCGTTCTGATAAATTTCATTAATAAATGCTGCTGGGTCGCCTAGGGTGGGGGCCGCCAAGAAGGGGTAAAGGGCTTTAGCCTCTGGGGAGGCACCGAACTGGGCTGCTATCTCCTCTATGGTTACATCTTGGCTCTGCCAAAAGGTAAGACCTGCGGGATCAGGGGAACGGTTGAAGTAGATGACGTACAAGCCGACGATGGAATTTTGATCTACAGTCATAATTTATTTTTCACTCCTCGAACAAAGTAAAAAGCTGTTCACACATGGCACATATACTAGCATAGATGACCTCAATTATCAAGCTATGGCAAAATTTTTTTTTGTGGGAGTAGTTTCAGTCAAGGTCTTCTACCGTCGGTAATCATCCCTGAAAACTGACCCCCGACCAGATTGAGTGGATTCTTTAAGACTTAACTTTAATATCCCCAACCCTCAGAGTACACCCTAATTCACCTTGATTTGGCCATTCGGTTACAATATTTAAACTGTCTTAGTTTATCCACATATACCCATAGGTTAGGCCGACTTCCTCGGTCAATTTTGCTGGGGCAATTTGTCCAACCCTAGCAATCTTATCGTCACTGCTGCTGGAATTTGGCCGAGATTTTTCCGTGCTGCTAATCTATCTGTGTTAGGGGGAGCGGAAACAAATCTAAAAATGTCTAGTCTGGAGTCTATCGAACTCTTTTCTGATTCTGAAGGTTTAATTTTTTGGTTCTAAAACCTGACGGGCTATTGTCGAGAGAGGAGAAAACTTGCCGCTCTGTCACCACAGGGCAGCAAACGTCCTGTTCGGGGAAACTTTATCAGAAAAAAACGGTCTTAACAGCGATGCCATCCCAGCCTGATGGTACAGGAACCTGTAAGATGGGATTGGTAGCCACTAAGCTAAGACGCATTTAAAGCGCTTATTCTTAAGATTAGCCGAATCTCCCCCAATCCCTTTACTGTTGCCTCTTGCAAGAGTGCCTCTTGCCTCGTCTCAACAAGCAATTTAAATGCTTAACAGCTTATGACTATCGAAACTTACTATCCCCATCTAAATGTCAAGCATTTGCTTGATAAAATTCGCCAAGAAGCCCTGCGTCAAAATCTGCACCTTGGGGTTCCCTCAGCACCATTACCACCACCACCGGCAGCGACAAGGGAATTAGTCCTGAAGGGGGATTTTGATCGGGAAGCAATTAATAATCAAATCGATTATATAGAGGGATTTATCAAAACAGCCGAGTCAAGAGCGGCAGTGCGTAACCAACTGCCAGAGAAATTTGGACGTTTCCCCTGGTTATTATTTAAACCCTTGCAAGCTCTGGCTTTAAAGATTCTCAATACCATATTTCGCGATCAAAGGGAAGTGAACTTCAATCTGGCCAGTGCCTTGCGAGAATGCCTACAATTAAATCGACAGTTATTATCAGAGGTGGAAAGTTTGCGATCGCAATCCCAGCGAGATTTAGAGAATTTAATGGCGGTTAGTCAGAGTTTATCTGGTTACAGCCAAGCGGTGGAGAAAAATCTGGTCAATAATACCCAAAATCTACAGGAAAAACTGCATAATCTTGACCAAAAATGGCAGGAGCGGCAGCAGCAAAATCAAGATGAACTCCAAGGAGAAATCCAGGAACTTGAGCGAGAGATGCAAAGCCAAATCGAGCAACTGGCTCAAAAGGGGGATAGGATCGCTAATCAAATTCAAGAGGAGCTGCAAAGCCAAATCGAGCAACTAGATCAAAAGCGCGATCGGATCGCTAATCAAATTCAAGAGGGACTGCAAAGCCAAATCCACCACCTCGATCGAGAATTGGATCAGAAGACCGAGCAATTGCAGGAGTATCTAGAAAGCCAAATTAAAGATAGTAATGAGAAGAATTTTCAAAATAGCCATTATTTAAAGATAGATTTACTCCAACAAAAGCGATTAATTAATAAGTTTTTAGAAGCGACAGCAGGATCGGAAGGTGGCTCTTCGAGTGAACCAGCGCAAATTTTTGCTGGAGAGTTAGATCATTCTCTAGATGCTTTTTACTTCGCTTTTGAGGAGCATTTTCGCGGCAGTCGCGAGGAAATTAATAGGAGATTAGAAGTATATCTTCCCCGACTCAGAGAAGCACAAATTGCTCCGGGAGACTCGCTGATTTTAGATTTAGGTTGTGGT
This Microcystis wesenbergii NRERC-220 DNA region includes the following protein-coding sequences:
- a CDS encoding DUF4214 domain-containing protein, translated to MTVDQNSIVGLYVIYFNRSPDPAGLTFWQSQDVTIEEIAAQFGASPEAKALYPFLAAPTLGDPAAFINEIYQNAFGRDADEAGLEFWLGVLEQDSSPEAVAEFVLAVAQGAQGTDFTTLQNRADIALQFTQEAVNASIPFTPSLFATSSQIIDTVTFTDESVADAEAAINQAIIDIIGGGTGTTFTLLDNGAVLTAAANSKVAPEGKFLSTANDKVSALTFLEGSFIQDPSTSDNDVLTAQIVLDVKPAIENIETIQFSGAANASVALAGISKAKQVQVVKGDLIIKDANNYAIDLVAGYASNLTLQEGVGVLGKDLTVNLNGTTAGASIAANLNDKSKVNLVVKADSVLSNADTTLNTLQLNQTQSNFVITGDKNLTIDGKIDVFDGTNRLDATDFTGKLTLNLGKNSDIKQIVGGKSDDTFTLTAEVDQINGVNLNGNEGSDTLTVKVGATAAALNGVTNVETIIFKEDTAANTTIDTKDTLVASGATLTVDASSFTTKTLTFNGTLETNGSFKITGGALADVLKGGEKNDTLTGGGGTDQLTGNGGNDQFVLNKAIATSAVTVKDFKTEANNNDIFALSNAAFAGAPAVGATLTVSAVAGATNSANTILVDNTGNLAGANLSNVRFGYDTTINKLFYDADGNFGAGSILIAESTNALTLAGGLSGGNFTIVA
- a CDS encoding Rpn family recombination-promoting nuclease/putative transposase encodes the protein MKTDSLFYQIFLRFPDSFFDLIGQPQPGAANYQFTSQEVKQLSFRLDGLFIPLREDIQQPLYLVEVQFQADDTLYYRLFAELFLFLKQYQPPHPWQIVVIYPHRGVEREQSLHFGEILNLSSVRRIYLDELPQVSHPSLGIGVIKLVVESETAAVRTAQTLIERTREEITDQSSQRQLIDLIESIIIYKFPQKSREEIEAMFGLSDLKQTRVYQEALAEGEERGLQEGERLVVENLLRVRFGELDPPLQAIISRILQLSPEEFTPLLLHCSKQELLKRFPPEKSRGN
- a CDS encoding methionine biosynthesis protein MetW codes for the protein MTIETYYPHLNVKHLLDKIRQEALRQNLHLGVPSAPLPPPPAATRELVLKGDFDREAINNQIDYIEGFIKTAESRAAVRNQLPEKFGRFPWLLFKPLQALALKILNTIFRDQREVNFNLASALRECLQLNRQLLSEVESLRSQSQRDLENLMAVSQSLSGYSQAVEKNLVNNTQNLQEKLHNLDQKWQERQQQNQDELQGEIQELEREMQSQIEQLAQKGDRIANQIQEELQSQIEQLDQKRDRIANQIQEGLQSQIHHLDRELDQKTEQLQEYLESQIKDSNEKNFQNSHYLKIDLLQQKRLINKFLEATAGSEGGSSSEPAQIFAGELDHSLDAFYFAFEEHFRGSREEINRRLEVYLPRLREAQIAPGDSLILDLGCGRGEWLELLRDNGYRARGIDLNRVVIEQCQSRGLEVLEGDVIAYLQSMPDDSVAVITGFHIIEHLPFEILVKLLNEAFRVLRHRGLVIFETPNPANVLVGSCNFYFDPTHRNPLPSLMTQFLVQYCGFAEVEILNLNPSDGFKADEGNELDELSKQFNQYFYGPMDYAVIGYKL